One Nitrospira sp. SG-bin1 genomic window carries:
- a CDS encoding SAM-dependent methyltransferase, translated as MGQSGCRSCGTMLEKTFVDLGMSPLANSYIKPEQLNRMEPFYPLHVYVCEKCLLVQLEEFSSPHDIFSDYAYFSSFSDSWLAHARSYVDMIVERFKLGFNSRVVEIASNDGYLLQNFVTRGIPVLGVEPASNIAEVAKKKGIHTKVAFFGEKTALELVSDGWGADLIVGNNVLAHVPDLNDFVRGLKVLLKPMGLITMEFPHLLQLMRRNQFDTIYHEHFSYFSFLSVEQVFARQGMKLFDVEELSTHGGSIRIYACHDDDMSKPIEARAKELKSREENAGLGQLNHYLSFGRQVEATKRKLLSFLITAKQEGKRVVGYGAPAKGNTLLNYCGIGTDFIDYTVDRSPYKQGHFLPGVHIPVYEPERVRNTRPDYLLILPWNIREEVMQQMSYIREWGGKFVVPIPEVQVYP; from the coding sequence ATGGGGCAATCAGGGTGTCGCTCATGCGGTACGATGCTTGAGAAGACGTTCGTCGATCTAGGCATGTCTCCATTGGCCAATTCCTACATCAAGCCCGAACAACTGAACCGCATGGAGCCCTTTTACCCATTACATGTATATGTTTGTGAGAAATGCCTGTTGGTTCAGTTGGAGGAATTCTCCTCGCCGCACGATATTTTTTCGGATTACGCGTACTTTTCCTCGTTTTCAGATTCTTGGCTAGCACACGCTAGAAGTTATGTCGACATGATCGTCGAGCGATTCAAGTTGGGATTCAATTCCCGGGTCGTGGAAATAGCTAGTAACGATGGATATTTGTTGCAGAATTTTGTAACGCGAGGCATCCCCGTGCTGGGGGTGGAGCCTGCCTCGAATATAGCCGAGGTGGCGAAGAAGAAAGGGATTCATACGAAGGTCGCGTTCTTTGGAGAGAAGACCGCCCTGGAGTTAGTGAGTGATGGATGGGGGGCCGATCTGATCGTCGGGAACAATGTACTGGCTCATGTCCCGGATTTGAATGATTTTGTAAGAGGGCTCAAGGTGCTGCTCAAGCCAATGGGTCTGATCACAATGGAATTCCCGCATCTACTCCAGTTAATGCGGCGCAATCAGTTTGATACGATTTATCATGAACATTTTTCCTATTTCTCTTTCTTGTCCGTAGAGCAGGTGTTTGCTCGTCAGGGAATGAAATTGTTCGATGTAGAGGAGCTATCCACCCACGGTGGATCCATTCGAATCTATGCTTGCCACGATGACGATATGTCCAAGCCCATTGAAGCGCGGGCAAAGGAACTGAAATCGCGTGAAGAGAATGCAGGATTGGGTCAACTGAATCACTACCTGTCGTTTGGTCGGCAAGTTGAGGCGACAAAGAGGAAATTACTCTCCTTTTTGATTACGGCCAAGCAAGAGGGCAAACGCGTTGTGGGCTATGGGGCCCCGGCGAAGGGTAATACGCTGCTCAACTACTGCGGAATTGGGACCGACTTCATTGACTACACGGTGGATCGGAGCCCATATAAACAAGGACATTTTTTGCCGGGCGTACATATTCCAGTTTATGAACCGGAACGGGTTCGAAACACACGCCCCGATTACCTCTTGATTCTTCCCTGGAATATACGAGAGGAAGTCATGCAGCAGATGAGTTACATTCGGGAGTGGGGAGGGAAGTTTGTGGTCCCGATTCCTGAAGTGCAAGTGTATCCATGA
- a CDS encoding peptidase M28 has product MHDLMAELYPICRSITGNGVRETLRVLQKHIPLEIHEVPSGTKVFDWTVPPEWNVSDAYIMNRAGERVVDFNAHNLHLMSYSIPIRKRMGLVELKPHLFTLPDHPEWIPYRTSYYKENWGFCLRHVDYERLLDDEYEVVIDSSLQPGALTYGECYVPGEISDEILISCHVCHPSLCNDNLSGIAVAVRLAEAMTAHQKRYSYRFLFIPGTIGSITWLALNEQRASCIKHGLVITGVGDAGDVTYKRSRQGNAEIDRAMAHVLKHSGKRYAIIDFSPYGYDERQYCSPGFDLPVGCFMRTPHSEYPEYHSSADNLDFVKIESLVQSYGRCLEVFEVLEGSRTYMNQNPKCEPQLGRRGLYRTVAGQQEKQWTELALFWVLNASDGRHTLLDIAERADLPFSKIQFAADALLEVGLLKECRRPGNT; this is encoded by the coding sequence ATGCATGATCTCATGGCTGAGCTCTACCCGATATGTCGGAGTATTACCGGAAACGGAGTGCGAGAAACTCTTCGAGTGCTTCAAAAGCACATTCCACTTGAGATCCATGAGGTTCCTAGTGGAACGAAAGTGTTCGACTGGACGGTGCCGCCGGAATGGAATGTATCCGATGCCTATATCATGAATCGGGCAGGGGAGCGCGTTGTTGACTTCAACGCTCACAATCTGCACCTGATGAGCTACAGTATCCCCATCCGGAAAAGAATGGGATTGGTTGAACTGAAGCCTCACTTGTTCACTCTTCCGGATCATCCCGAGTGGATTCCTTATCGAACCTCCTACTATAAGGAAAACTGGGGGTTCTGTCTTCGACATGTAGATTACGAACGACTACTTGATGACGAATATGAGGTCGTCATCGATTCAAGTCTTCAACCCGGCGCACTGACCTACGGTGAGTGCTATGTGCCTGGGGAAATCTCGGACGAAATTCTCATCTCGTGTCACGTGTGTCATCCATCACTGTGTAACGATAATTTATCCGGCATCGCCGTAGCCGTGAGACTGGCAGAGGCGATGACGGCTCATCAAAAGCGGTATTCGTATCGATTTCTCTTTATCCCAGGAACGATCGGATCAATTACATGGCTGGCGCTGAATGAACAGAGGGCTTCTTGTATAAAACATGGACTGGTTATAACAGGGGTCGGTGATGCTGGGGATGTGACGTATAAACGAAGTCGTCAAGGGAATGCGGAAATCGATCGGGCGATGGCACATGTGCTGAAGCATTCAGGCAAGCGGTATGCTATTATTGATTTTTCCCCTTATGGCTATGACGAGAGGCAGTACTGCTCGCCGGGATTTGATCTACCTGTGGGATGCTTCATGCGGACACCGCACAGTGAATATCCCGAGTATCACTCGTCTGCGGACAACCTAGACTTTGTGAAGATTGAGTCTCTGGTTCAGTCGTATGGCCGATGTCTGGAGGTATTCGAGGTGCTGGAGGGGAGTCGAACATACATGAATCAGAATCCAAAATGCGAGCCTCAACTGGGTCGGCGAGGGCTTTATCGTACCGTTGCCGGTCAGCAAGAAAAACAATGGACGGAATTGGCTCTCTTCTGGGTCTTGAACGCGTCCGATGGACGCCATACACTACTTGATATAGCAGAGCGAGCCGATCTTCCGTTCAGCAAGATTCAATTCGCAGCCGATGCGCTCTTAGAGGTGGGACTATTGAAAGAATGTCGGAGGCCGGGAAACACTTAA
- a CDS encoding NAD-dependent epimerase, with protein MKILVTGNMGYVGPLVLRRLRESHPHATLIGYDMGYFAHCLTGTLRLPESRADLQYFGDIRQVSEEILRGIDAIVHLCAISNDPMGATFEKITLDINHRASIDLALKAKRAGVRKFVFASSCSVYGFAEGGPRREDDALNPLTAYAKSKVQTEHDLASLASETFTATCLRFATACGMSDRLRLDLVLNDFVAGALVSKRINILSDGTPWRPLIHVKDMARAIDWAVRRDHTDGGIFLTLNVGSDAWNYQVKDLAAAVANLVPNVEISINKDAQPDKRSYRVNFDKFSKLAQGFLPTVDLQGAVKDLRDGLVSMQFRDQEFRTGELIRLVTLKRLRESGQLNDELVWKEQRSG; from the coding sequence ATGAAGATTCTAGTTACAGGCAACATGGGCTATGTTGGCCCATTGGTACTGCGTCGTCTACGAGAATCCCATCCTCATGCAACGCTCATCGGTTACGATATGGGTTACTTTGCACATTGCTTAACGGGTACCCTCCGACTCCCTGAAAGCCGTGCCGACCTGCAATATTTCGGAGATATCCGACAGGTTTCCGAAGAGATCCTGAGAGGAATCGACGCCATCGTACATCTCTGCGCCATCTCTAACGATCCCATGGGTGCGACCTTTGAAAAAATCACCCTCGATATAAACCATCGAGCGAGTATCGATCTTGCTCTGAAGGCGAAGCGAGCGGGAGTTAGAAAGTTTGTGTTCGCATCCAGCTGTAGTGTGTACGGATTCGCTGAAGGCGGTCCCCGCCGAGAGGACGATGCTTTGAATCCCCTTACGGCGTATGCGAAGTCTAAAGTTCAAACCGAGCATGATCTGGCATCGCTTGCATCAGAGACCTTCACGGCAACCTGCCTTCGTTTTGCAACCGCGTGTGGCATGAGTGATCGGTTGCGACTGGATCTTGTGTTGAATGATTTTGTGGCCGGGGCATTGGTATCAAAACGGATCAATATCCTGAGCGATGGGACGCCGTGGCGTCCCTTGATTCATGTCAAGGACATGGCAAGAGCGATTGATTGGGCAGTGCGGCGCGACCATACAGATGGCGGGATATTTCTGACGCTCAATGTGGGAAGCGACGCATGGAACTATCAGGTGAAGGACTTGGCGGCTGCTGTGGCTAACCTTGTGCCAAATGTCGAGATTTCGATCAATAAAGATGCACAACCGGATAAACGTTCATATCGAGTGAATTTCGACAAGTTTTCCAAGCTGGCTCAAGGATTCCTTCCTACGGTTGACCTTCAGGGCGCCGTGAAGGATCTCCGCGATGGACTCGTGTCCATGCAGTTTCGCGACCAAGAGTTCAGAACGGGTGAGTTGATAAGGCTGGTTACGTTGAAACGACTGCGGGAGAGTGGGCAACTAAACGACGAACTTGTATGGAAAGAGCAACGTAGTGGTTGA
- a CDS encoding phosphate ABC transporter permease, whose product MEQSIQVVRIEPSKGWVSLQLKELWAYRELLYFLIWRDVKVRYKQTALGVGWAIIQPVFTMVVFSVFFGRLGKIPSDGIPYPIFTYAALVPWTFFAQGMGQASNSLVGSANLIKKVYFPRLSVPIASVTSGIIDFSIAFIVLLGMMLYYGILPTLNVIWLPFLLLLTVVTSLGVSLWLSALNVQFRDVRHVLPFLIQLWFFATPIAYPSSLLSEPWRTLYSLNPMVGVIEGFRWALLGTATAPGPMLIVSSLTALALLVGGAFYFRRLEKTFADVI is encoded by the coding sequence ATGGAGCAAAGTATTCAGGTAGTTCGGATTGAACCGTCCAAGGGGTGGGTATCTCTTCAACTAAAAGAGTTATGGGCTTATCGTGAGCTGCTCTACTTCTTGATCTGGCGCGATGTGAAGGTGCGCTATAAGCAGACTGCGCTCGGCGTGGGTTGGGCCATCATCCAACCCGTGTTTACTATGGTTGTCTTCAGCGTTTTCTTCGGACGACTGGGGAAGATTCCTTCCGACGGAATCCCTTATCCGATCTTCACGTACGCTGCCCTGGTTCCCTGGACCTTCTTTGCCCAGGGGATGGGGCAAGCATCCAACAGCCTGGTGGGAAGCGCCAATCTGATCAAAAAAGTTTATTTCCCAAGGCTTTCGGTTCCGATCGCGTCGGTGACTTCCGGAATCATCGATTTTTCGATTGCTTTTATTGTGTTGCTCGGCATGATGCTCTATTACGGCATCCTTCCCACGCTCAATGTGATCTGGCTCCCTTTCCTGCTTCTGCTCACGGTTGTGACGTCGCTCGGTGTCTCGCTCTGGTTGTCCGCCTTGAATGTCCAATTTCGAGATGTGCGACACGTGCTGCCGTTTCTGATTCAGCTTTGGTTTTTCGCGACTCCCATCGCGTATCCGAGCAGTTTGTTGTCGGAGCCTTGGCGGACCCTCTATAGCCTTAATCCGATGGTGGGGGTGATCGAGGGATTTCGTTGGGCCTTGCTTGGGACGGCGACCGCCCCGGGGCCGATGTTAATCGTGTCTTCGCTGACCGCCCTGGCACTTTTGGTCGGGGGAGCATTTTACTTCCGCCGGTTGGAAAAGACGTTTGCGGATGTGATTTGA
- a CDS encoding dTDP-4-dehydrorhamnose 3,5-epimerase: MIFTETALQGVFQIDLEPIQDERGMFARTWCQREFEVHGLAVTWVQSSISVNTHKGTMRGLHYQAAPNEEVKLVRCTVGAIYDVIVDLRPASPTYCQYVGIMLSADNRRAVYIPKDCAHGFLTLEQNSEVSYHMSEFFTPASSRGLRWDDPAFRIIWPEPIQVMSEKDRTWPAFTMNVPLQT, translated from the coding sequence ATGATATTCACGGAAACCGCCCTCCAAGGTGTATTTCAAATCGATCTTGAGCCAATACAAGACGAACGGGGAATGTTTGCGAGGACTTGGTGCCAAAGAGAGTTCGAGGTGCACGGACTTGCGGTTACGTGGGTTCAGTCCAGCATATCGGTGAACACCCATAAAGGCACTATGCGAGGTCTCCACTACCAGGCCGCTCCGAATGAAGAAGTGAAATTGGTCCGTTGTACTGTCGGCGCCATCTATGATGTCATCGTTGACTTGCGGCCCGCATCGCCCACGTATTGTCAGTATGTCGGAATAATGCTGTCGGCTGACAATCGCCGAGCCGTCTATATTCCGAAAGATTGTGCCCATGGATTTCTCACCCTCGAGCAAAACAGCGAAGTGTCATACCATATGTCGGAATTCTTTACACCAGCCAGTTCTCGAGGACTCCGGTGGGACGACCCAGCGTTCAGGATTATATGGCCTGAACCCATCCAGGTCATGTCGGAGAAGGATCGAACATGGCCGGCATTTACCATGAACGTTCCGCTACAAACGTGA